The Pontibacter korlensis sequence AGGCAGGCTCAATGACAATATTTCCTTTAGCCGTTTTATTGGCCTGAGCCTGGATGCCAAAGCACCAGGCCACAGCGTACTGAGCCGTTTCCGCACCGAGCTGACAAACAAAGGCGTGTATGAGAAGCTGTTCAAAGAAGTCAACAAACGGCTCGTAAAGCATAAGGTCAATGTCAAAACCGGCGCTATCACAGATGCTTCCATTACCCCTACGCCACTTAAACCTAAAGGCATACGACCTATCAAACAGAAACCGACCGCTCAGAAGGGCCACGCGACGAGGAGCAGGCAGTGAAAGAAGAGCAAACCAGCAGCTGCTGAAAATAACAAAGCCAGGCGTGGATGCAGAAGCAAGATAGTTGAAAAGGCAGGCAAAGCTCTTTTATGGCTATAAGAGAGCTTGCCGTTACTGATACGGAGTGCATGCTGCTGCATGTAGTGACAACAGAGGCGAGTGTGAAAGAGATTGCAAACCTGGAAGATGTGCTCGGAGAAGTAGAGATGTCGGAGCATATTCCGTTTTATGCAGATAAAGGGTATGTTTCAGAGAAGAACCGGAAACTGGTGAAAGGAAAGAAGCTAAAGGACCGGATACAGAAGAAAACCGTACAGGGCAGGCATTAACAGAAAGGGAGAAGCAGTTTAACAAGCTTATCAGCAAGGTCAGGTATAAGGTAGAGAGAACCTCACCAGCATCAACCGCTGGTTCAACAGCAAACAGGCCCGCTACACAGGCTTGGCAAAGACGCATACCCAGCACCTGATGGAGGCTGTGACTTACAACCTTTACCGCATGCCGGGGATTGTTATGCCTAATCGGCAATAACAACAGGCTATGGCAGCCCCAAATGGTGCTGCCATAGCCTGTTTTAAAGATAAATAAACGAAAAGTCCTCTAAAAAAGGGGAAGAACAGAAAACGAAACCTTTTTCAACGGTCTCAGACTGTTAGTACTATTATTGAATTGCCTCCCCTTTCTCTATCAAAACAGAACCGCTCATTTCTTCGGGTTTGGGGATACCCATAAGGGTAAGGATGGTGGGGGCGACATCACCTAACTTTCCGTCTTTCAGCTTTGTGCCTTCCTCCGCGCCAAGTAAGATGCAAGGTACAGGGCTGGTGGTGTGGGCGGTGAAGGGAGAGCCGTCAGAGCTTTTCATTTTCTCGGCGTTACCGTGGTCGGCCAGGATGATAATAGCATAACCTGCCTCTAAGGCGGTTTCGGCAACGGTTTGGAGGCAACTGTCCACGGTTTCGCAGGCTTTGATAGCCGCCTGCATGTCGCCGGTGTGGCCTACCATATCGGCGTTGGCGAAGTTGAGGCAGATGAAGTCGGTGCCCTGCTCCCGCAGCTTGGACAGAATAGCGTAGCGTATGCCTACGGCGCTCATCTCTGGTTTCTGGTCAAAAGTGGGTACATCGGGCGAATCCACCATGATGCGCTCCTCCCCCTCAAACTCCTTTTCCTGTCCGCCATTGAAAAAGTACGTCACGTGCGGGTACTTGGTTGTTTCGGCGATGCGGATCTGCTTTTTGCCTGCCTTGGACAGTACCTCACCCAATGTGTTTTGCAGGTTCGGGTTTTCGAACAGCACCCCCACATTCTCAAAGGTCTCATCGTAGCGCGTCATGGTGAGGTATCTAAGGTCAAGCTTGTGCATGTCGTGGTCAGGGAAATCTCGCTGCGTGAGCGCCTCTGTCAGCTGCCGCGCTCGGTCTGTGCGGAAGTTGAAACACACCACCACATCCCCCTCCCCTATGGTGGCTACGAGCTCCTGCTCCTGCATTAGTACGATGGGTTTGACAAACTCGTCGGTTTCGCCGCTGTCATACCTCTGCTGCATGGCCGCTTTCCAGTCTTCTACCGCTACACAAGTATCGGCTTTGCCATTTACCAGGGCCTGGTAAGCCATGGCGGTGCGGTGCCAGTTTTTGCCGCGATCCATGGCATAGTAGCGGCCGATGATGCTGGCCAACCTGCCCGTGGTCTGCTGTAAGTGAGCCTCTAAATCCTCCAGAAAGCCGATGCCGCTTTTGGGATCGGCATCGCGGCCGTCGGTGAAGGCATGTATATATAGCTCTTTCACCTCCTGCTCCCGGGCAATCGAGCAAAGGGCTTTCAGGTGGAAGATGTGCGCATGGATGCCGCCGTCCGACACCAATCCCATGAAATGCACCTTTTTCCCCTCCTTTTTGGCATAGGCAAGGGCATCGAGCAAAACTTTGTTTTTGCTCAGGCTGCGGTCTTCGATACCCATGTTTATCTTCACCAGCGATTGGTACACCACCCGCCCTGCGCCCAAGGTTATATGCCCGACTTCGGAGTTTCCCATCTGGTCTTCAGGCAGGCCCACCGCAATGCCGTGCGCCTGCAACTGGCTGTGCGGCTGCTCGCGCCATACTTTATTTATAAAAGGCGTATTGGCCTGGGCAATGGCCGACACGTTTCTTCCTCCTTCAGGCGTGATGCCCCAGCCGTCGAGGATGATGAGTATAGTTTTCTTTTGCATGATTCTAACTTGATCTTTTAGAACCTCTTCCAGCATAGTATATGTTTTAGAAATTAAAGTTAATATGTACTGATATTTGCACCTAGTTTCTCCTCTTCATTAAGTCAATAATCAGTTTCTTCTACATCTTTTCTTTCTGCACAACTCTGTTCCTGGCGTTATAGTGACAGCTGCTACTCTCCACTTCAATTCATCATGTAAATTATTACCCTTGGAAGGGGACAAAACAATGCCAGCTACCATGGTATCACCTGCGCTAACTGTACTGCCTTGCTTTACAGTTGGCGGCACTACATACTATTATATGCTGCCCTTGCTGTAGGGCATGGTATCACGGGGCCCAAATGACACAACTAATTCCCCGGTTTACAACCTTTTGAGCTAGCTCTTCCTGCTTCATACCAATTATTTGTTCTTTAACTGCCAGTTGGTCTGATTCCTTCAGGTTAGGCTTCATCAGGCAGAGACTTATCTCAGCGGCTTTCTTTAAAGCGGAGCCAGAGGTGTCTATTATACATTGTATATTTTTATCTAGCGCAACTAGCGCAATCTGTGCTACCTGCCTAAACGTTTATCGGGGCACCAGGAGGTAAACTATCACTTGCCACAAGATATGAAACTTCATCCGGGAGGTCTTTTATAGCCTGCAGGCAATCCTGCCACTCGTCTTCGCTTACATTGTCTCCTGGAAAACCAAACCGTTATTAGTTATTTGTCGTGCTTTCGAAAACTGCCAGATTTTCACGTGTCGGATTTCGGCACTCAATCATCTTCTGGATGATTCCCTCCTTCTTGAGCAACTCTTTGATTTTGTAACCAGAATTCCTGTCAGGTATATTACCAGTGTCTCCCCTCCTAATTGTTTAACGGCTCTGGAAACATTTATGTCGCATACACTTGGCTCATAGAATAGACAGGATTTTTACAGTTTAATTTATCGTTAGGCAGCAGCCTTTCAACATAAGTACTCTTATCCAGAGCAGGGTTTACTGTAAGTGTTGCTATTTTCATGGCTGATCTCTTCTATACTGTTACAAAGTTTATACTGTTACAAAGAAATTTTGCTTTTTATCTTAGCCCATCCGTTCTGGAACTGAATGGGAATTCTAATGAATCCTCCACTCTTCGCAGCATTTGGTGTTCTTTTATGACGTTTTCCCAGACAAGCTAAAGGTTCTAACTTCTCCTTTTTTGAATTCGTGAATTTTATTTATCACGCCGATGTTGACTTCATTCCCCCAGCCTTCTTCAAAGGAAATCTGCAGCCTTTCATGGTTGATGGAGAGCGAAATCCAGTGGCGGCGGTACTTGATGCGCATTGTGATTTCCTTGATACGCTCCGGCAGGTTCGGGTTTATCCAGAGTGCGTCGTCGCCGACCTCCAGGCCCGCGTAACTGCGCTGCACCAAGTCCAAGGAACCGGCCATGGCGCCGAGGTGGATGCCTTCGGGCGTGGTGCCGCCCTGTATATCTTTGAAATCGCTGATGAGGAGGGCCTCGAAGTTCTCCCAGGACTCTTTCCTGTCATATTTCGACATGATCCAGGAAAAGACAAAGCGGCTGAGCGTAGAGCCGTGCGAGGTACGGCTTCTGTAGTATTCGATGTTCCTGCGGATTTTCTCCTCATTGAAATCATAGCCCAGCCTGCCGAAGATATCATGCAGCTCATCTTTGGAGAAGAGATAAAACAGCATCAGAGCATCAGCCTGCTTGCTGGCTTTATACCTGTTGGGCGAGTCGCCTTCGCTTTCCAACACACGGTCCAGCCGCGCGATGTCCTCATACTTCTCGCGGTACTCCTCCCAAGGGAATTCTTCCAACTGCTCATACCCTTCAAACTGGTTCAGCACCGCTTCGTTGATGAACGGCACGTACATTTTCTGGCTTATCTCACGCCACAGGTCAAACTCCTCCTTATCGATGCAAAGCTCCTTGAGAAGCTCGCGCTTTCGGCTTTTCTCTATCAGGTCAAGTATCTCAATAGCTTTCTGCAGCACCCAGGCCACCATCACGTTAGTATAGGCGTTGTTCCGCAGCCCCTGCCCCTCCGAATCAGGGTAGGAAGTATGGTACTCGTCGGGGCCGACCACGTGCAGTATCTCGTAGCGCTGCCGCTCTTTGTTATAGCTGGCTTTGCTGGCCCAATACGAGGCGATGCTCAGGAACATCTCCGCCCCGAAGAAAGAGAGGAAGGGCTGGTCGTCAGTGGCCAGAAAGTAATTCCAGATGTTATAAGGGATGGCTGCATTGATGTGGCGCTG is a genomic window containing:
- a CDS encoding IS5 family transposase, whose translation is MQTWYGLSDYEVEGRLNDNISFSRFIGLSLDAKAPGHSVLSRFRTELTNKGVYEKLFKEVNKRLVKHKVNVKTGAITDASITPTPLKPKGIRPIKQKPTAQKGHATRSRQ
- a CDS encoding transposase, whose product is MAIRELAVTDTECMLLHVVTTEASVKEIANLEDVLGEVEMSEHIPFYADKGYVSEKNRKLVKGKKLKDRIQKKTVQGRH
- the gpmI gene encoding 2,3-bisphosphoglycerate-independent phosphoglycerate mutase; translated protein: MQKKTILIILDGWGITPEGGRNVSAIAQANTPFINKVWREQPHSQLQAHGIAVGLPEDQMGNSEVGHITLGAGRVVYQSLVKINMGIEDRSLSKNKVLLDALAYAKKEGKKVHFMGLVSDGGIHAHIFHLKALCSIAREQEVKELYIHAFTDGRDADPKSGIGFLEDLEAHLQQTTGRLASIIGRYYAMDRGKNWHRTAMAYQALVNGKADTCVAVEDWKAAMQQRYDSGETDEFVKPIVLMQEQELVATIGEGDVVVCFNFRTDRARQLTEALTQRDFPDHDMHKLDLRYLTMTRYDETFENVGVLFENPNLQNTLGEVLSKAGKKQIRIAETTKYPHVTYFFNGGQEKEFEGEERIMVDSPDVPTFDQKPEMSAVGIRYAILSKLREQGTDFICLNFANADMVGHTGDMQAAIKACETVDSCLQTVAETALEAGYAIIILADHGNAEKMKSSDGSPFTAHTTSPVPCILLGAEEGTKLKDGKLGDVAPTILTLMGIPKPEEMSGSVLIEKGEAIQ